GCCATCACGGACGAGGACCTCACCACCCGCACCGCTCCCGGGTGTTAGGGCTCGGCCGGCCGGCCCGCCTCACCACTCCTGGACGCGCCGCCCCGCGCCCTGCGGCTGCTCCCGGGGGCGGCGGGGCCGGGGTTCGAAGAGGGACGCGGGGGAGGAGTCGTCGGGGTGCTGGAGCGGCACGTCGGGGCGGTCGGCTCCCCAGGGCCGGCGGGGTTCCGGCCGCTCCCGCTCCCGCTCCTGGTCCCGCTGCCGGCCGGCCGTGCGGTCCCATTCGCCCTCGCCCAGGACGAGCATCGGGTCGAACATCACGACGACGCCCGCGAGGAGCAGGAAGATGACCGGGCCGATCAGCATGGGCAGGAGGATCGTCGTGGGTGATTCGCCGGTGATCGGGCCGCCGGTCGTGCCGTGGAGGTGCACCCCCACCGCGGCCATCCCGGTGTAGTGCATGCCGGACACGGCGACCCCCATCACCAGGCTGGCCCCGAGACTGGTCAGGAAGCCCCGGATCGACACGGCCGCCCAGAGCGCGGCGGTCGCGGCGACGATGGCGATGCCGACGGAGAGGGCGACGACGAAGATGTCGTACTGGATGTAGCCGTTCAACTGGATGGCGGCCATGCCCAGATAGTGCATGGCGGCCACCCCGAGGCCCGTGACGGATCCCGCCGTGCAGAGGGTGGACGTGCTGACACCGCGGTAGCCCACGGCGAAGACCCCGATGCCGACGACGGTGATGGCGACGGCGAGGCTGAGCACCGTCAGCCCGACGTCGTAGTGGAGGGGACTCTCCTTCACCCGGAAGCCGACCATCGCGATGAAGTGCATCGTCCAGATGCCGCAGCCGATGCTCGCGGCCCCCAGGGCCAGCCAACCGGGCTTCCAGGACCGCTCGTTGTAGACCGACCTGACCACGCAGCGCAGTCCTAACGCGGCGCCCAGGCAGGCCATGACATAGGCGGCCACCGGCGTGACCGCACCGTAGCTGAAACCGTCGACCGTGCCTTGCATATGCCAAATCCCCCCGATACATGGCCAGTTGCGCATGGCTGGTTGAGGGAGGCAAGTCTGCTGCAAGCGCGTACCGCAGCGCTCCGTTTTCCAAGAGTTACTGTCGGTATCTGCTCAGGGGGTGATCGGCTTTGGGTGACTCGATACTGATTCGTGGTCAAAGTCCATGACACACAAGGCCTGAGCTTGATCTCTCAAGCTCAGGCCATTGTTTTACTGCGAGTGGTCGCTGTTACGCCGCGTCGTTGAGGAGCCGCCCGAGGTGCTCCCGTCCCGCCGCCAGCAGCTCCGGAAGCGGCGCGGCCTTCTCGTACCACCGCTTCTCGTACTCCCAGCACAGCCACCCGTCCCAGTCCCTGCGGGAGAGGAGTTCGACGCACTCGCCGAGCGGGAGGACGCCTGCGCCGAGCGCGAGCGGGGTGGTGTCCTCGGCGGAGGCGATGTCCTTGACCTGGACGTAGCCGAGGAAGGGGGAGAGGGCGGCGTAGGACTCGGCGGGCTGTTCGCCGCCGAGCCAGGTGTGCATCACGTCCCAGAGCGCGCCGACGCTGCCGTGGCCGACCGGACCGAGCACCCGGATCGCGTCGGCGCCGGTGCGGTGCGAGTCGTGCGTCTCCAGCAGGACGCGTACGCCCCGGTCGGCCGCGTCCTCCGCCGCCGTGCCCAGCCGCCGGGCCGCGATCGCGTCGGCCTCCTCCGTGCTCTGGCCGCCGGCCAGGTCGGCGCCGGGGAAGACCCGGACGAAGGGGGCGCCCAGGTCCCGGGCCAGGTCGAGGAGGGCGCGGATCTCGTCCAGCACGGGACCGTCCTCGCCCGGCGCGGCGACCCGCGCGTACCCGGCGACCCCCAGGATCTCCACGCCGGCCCCCTTGAACTCGGCCGCGACCTCGGCCCGTTCGTCGGCCCCGATGCCCGGATGCACCGGCTCCTCGGGGTGGGCGCGCAGTTCGACGCCGTGGTAGCCGTGCGTCGCGGCGAGTCGTACGACGTCGGCGATGGGGAGACCGGGGACACCGAGGGTGGAGAACGCGAGTTTCATGTCTTCGGACCGTACACGTTGGCCGGGCCGGTGTGGGACCCCGCGGGGGCTGGCCGCGCGGTCGAGCCCGGGGCCCGCCCCGCTCCCACAGCTGCCACAGCTGCCACAGTTCCGACCGCCGGTCCCGGCCGGTCAGGTCCACAGGCGCCCGCCTCCCCGGAGTTCCCCGCCTCCCCGGAGTCCCCGTCACCTCAGATGTCCCGCCGCTCCAGCGGCTTCGTCGCCGGGCCCTGGACGATGCGGCCCTCGGTGTCGAAGCGGGAGCCGTGGCAGGGGCACTCCCAGGTGCGTTCGGCGCGGTTGAAGCCGACCAGGCAGCCCATGTGGGTGCAGCGGGCGGAGACGGCGTGGAGCGAGCCGGCCTCGTCGCGATGGACCGCGCACGGATGGCCGCCGAGCCGGACGACCGCGCCGTCCCCGGGGGCGATGGCCTCCACGGAGCCGCCCCCGGCCGCGCCGATCCGGTCGCCGACGAAGTGCCGGGCCACCTGCGCCTGGTGCTTGAGGAAACTCGGCGCCTCCCGCATCGCGCTGAGCACCCGGCGCGGGTCGTACAGATCGCTCCACGGCGACTTGTGCCCGGTGATCTGCTCGGCCAGCAGCCGCCCGGCCATGATGCCGCCGCTCATGCCCCAGCCGCCGAACCCGGTCGCCACCCAGGTGTGCCGACTGCCCGCGTGGAAGGGCCCGACGAGGGGGACGGAGTCGGTGGAGTCGTTGTCCTGGGTGGCCCAGCGATGGCTGAAATCGAGAGGGCCGAAGCGTTCGGTGGCCCAGTCCGCCAGCAGCCCGAACCGTTCGTCGACCTCGGCGGTGCCCGGGGTGAAGTGCTCCCCGGTGACGATCAGCAGCCGCCGCCCCTCGTCGTACGGGGCGGTGCGCACCGAACGGGTCCGCTGCTCCTGCGTGATGTACATGCCGTGCGGGTCGGCCTCGGCCGGGATCGGCGCGGCGAGGACGAGTTCGCGGCGCGCGGACAGCCGGGTGAAGAGCAGCGCCCGGTCGAACACGGGGTAGTGCGTGGCGACCACGACGTCCCCGGCGGTCACCGTGGACCCCGCGTCGGTCGTCAGCCGGCACGGCGCCCCCTCCTTGAGCCGCACCACCCGCGTCCCCTCGTGCACCGCCGCGCCCATCCGCACCAGATCGCCGACCAGGGCGAGCAGATACCTACGGGGGTGGAACTGCGCCTGCTCCGCCACGCGCACCGCCCCCGCGACCGGGAACGGCAGCCCCGTCTCCGTCACGAACTCGGCGGGCAGCCCGGCCTCGCGCGCCGCTTCCGCCTCGGCCCGCAGCTCCGCCACACCGCCCTCGTCCTCGGCGTACGTGAAGGACGCCGCGTCCTCCCAGTCGCAGGCGATCCCCAGCTCCTCCACCACCTCGGCGGCATGCCGGATCGCCTCGGTCTGCGACCGCGCGTACAGCGCGGCGGCCTCGGCGCCCCGGGTCCGCCGCAGCCGGTCGTAGATCAGCGTGTGCAACGCGGTCACCTTGGCGGTCGTGTGCCCGGTGACGCCGGCGGCGACGCGGTCCGCCTCCAGCAGGGCCACCCGCCGCCCCCGCCGCGCCAGCTCCCACGCCGTACTGATCCCCGCGATCCCCGCCCCCACCACCGCCACGTCGACGACCAGCTCCCCGTCCGGTGCCGGGTACACGCCCTCCTGCGGCGCGCTCTCGATCCAGTACGACTTCTGCTCCGGCTGCTTCTGCTGCATGACTCGGGGGTCCCTTCAGGCGGACGGCGGCTGGGTGCGGCGGGGTTCCTCGGCCGGGGCCGTGGCGGGGGTGCCGGGCCCGGTGGTGGGCCTGCGGTCACCGGAGGCGGCCCGGCGCCGGTGGCTGGTGTCGCACCACGGGGGGATGCGGCTGCGGCGGCAGGTGCACAGGGCCACGCAGAAGCGGTCCGACGACACGGTCGTACCGTCCTCCAAGGTGACCTCGACCGGTCCCTCGACCAGCAGGGGGCCGGGGCGTTGCAGTGCGACGCGGCGGCGTTCGGCAGGAACGTTCGGCACGGATGATCACCCGCTCTTCCCTCTCGTCGACGACCTTTCGGACCGGCGTGCCACCCCTCCTCGGGCTCCTCCGCGGATCCTCGGGCTCCTCGTCGGATCCTCGGGCTCCTCCGCGGACTCGTCCTCAGACCGGCGTGCGGAGCGACGACCGACCCGCTCGCCACGCGCCGAGGAGGCGGTCGGCGAGGGCGTCCTCCAGGTGGTTGGTGGCGTCGACACCGAAGGCGACGTCGGCGTCCAGCTGTGGCTCCTCCTCCAGCAGCCCGGCGACGACCTCCCGTCGTACGACCTGCTCGTGCACGGCGTCGGCCTCGACGTGCTCGTCGTAGAAGTGCTCGGCGGCCGGGCCGGCCCCGGTCCGCCGCATGGCGCGGGCGAGCCGGCGGGAGCCGGGGGAGGAGGTGATCTCGACCGTCGCGAA
The DNA window shown above is from Streptomyces akebiae and carries:
- a CDS encoding MHYT domain-containing protein, which codes for MQGTVDGFSYGAVTPVAAYVMACLGAALGLRCVVRSVYNERSWKPGWLALGAASIGCGIWTMHFIAMVGFRVKESPLHYDVGLTVLSLAVAITVVGIGVFAVGYRGVSTSTLCTAGSVTGLGVAAMHYLGMAAIQLNGYIQYDIFVVALSVGIAIVAATAALWAAVSIRGFLTSLGASLVMGVAVSGMHYTGMAAVGVHLHGTTGGPITGESPTTILLPMLIGPVIFLLLAGVVVMFDPMLVLGEGEWDRTAGRQRDQERERERPEPRRPWGADRPDVPLQHPDDSSPASLFEPRPRRPREQPQGAGRRVQEW
- a CDS encoding FAD-dependent oxidoreductase, with the protein product MQQKQPEQKSYWIESAPQEGVYPAPDGELVVDVAVVGAGIAGISTAWELARRGRRVALLEADRVAAGVTGHTTAKVTALHTLIYDRLRRTRGAEAAALYARSQTEAIRHAAEVVEELGIACDWEDAASFTYAEDEGGVAELRAEAEAAREAGLPAEFVTETGLPFPVAGAVRVAEQAQFHPRRYLLALVGDLVRMGAAVHEGTRVVRLKEGAPCRLTTDAGSTVTAGDVVVATHYPVFDRALLFTRLSARRELVLAAPIPAEADPHGMYITQEQRTRSVRTAPYDEGRRLLIVTGEHFTPGTAEVDERFGLLADWATERFGPLDFSHRWATQDNDSTDSVPLVGPFHAGSRHTWVATGFGGWGMSGGIMAGRLLAEQITGHKSPWSDLYDPRRVLSAMREAPSFLKHQAQVARHFVGDRIGAAGGGSVEAIAPGDGAVVRLGGHPCAVHRDEAGSLHAVSARCTHMGCLVGFNRAERTWECPCHGSRFDTEGRIVQGPATKPLERRDI
- a CDS encoding sugar phosphate isomerase/epimerase family protein, which translates into the protein MKLAFSTLGVPGLPIADVVRLAATHGYHGVELRAHPEEPVHPGIGADERAEVAAEFKGAGVEILGVAGYARVAAPGEDGPVLDEIRALLDLARDLGAPFVRVFPGADLAGGQSTEEADAIAARRLGTAAEDAADRGVRVLLETHDSHRTGADAIRVLGPVGHGSVGALWDVMHTWLGGEQPAESYAALSPFLGYVQVKDIASAEDTTPLALGAGVLPLGECVELLSRRDWDGWLCWEYEKRWYEKAAPLPELLAAGREHLGRLLNDAA
- a CDS encoding CDGSH iron-sulfur domain-containing protein gives rise to the protein MPNVPAERRRVALQRPGPLLVEGPVEVTLEDGTTVSSDRFCVALCTCRRSRIPPWCDTSHRRRAASGDRRPTTGPGTPATAPAEEPRRTQPPSA